In Dasypus novemcinctus isolate mDasNov1 chromosome 10, mDasNov1.1.hap2, whole genome shotgun sequence, one DNA window encodes the following:
- the LOC131280275 gene encoding olfactory receptor 5AN1-like — translation MIGGENITEITHFILLGFSDLPRILPLLFVVFLVIYATGLTWNLSLIVLIRMDSLLHTPMYFFLSNLSFVDMCYVTATVPKMLFNFFQEKQTITFLGCIVQYFIFSTMGLSESCLLAVMAYDRYAAICNPLLYSSIMSPSLCVRMALGAYMAGLSASLSQLCGLLQLHFCGPNVISHFFCDMPQLLILSCTDTFFIQVMLAILSMIFGITNVLVILISYVYIVISIMKITSAKGRSKSFNTCASHLTAVSLFYTSGLFVYLSSSSSGSSSFDRFASVLYTVVIPMMNPLIYSLRNREIKDALKRLQKRRGHC, via the coding sequence ATGATTGGGGGAGAAAATATTACCGAGATCACTCATTTCATCCTATTGGGATTCTCAGATCTTCCCAGAATCTTACCATTGCTCTTTGTTGTATTCCTGGTCATCTATGCTACGGGTTTGACCTGGAacctgtctcttattgtcttaaTAAGGATGGATTCCCTCCTCCATacacccatgtactttttcctcagcAACCTGTCCTTCGTAGATATGTGCTATGTTACTGCCACTGTTCCAAAGATGCTCTTCAACTTCTTTCAGGAGAAGCAAACAATCACCTTTTTGGGTTGCATTGTCCAGTATTTCATCTTTTCAACAATGGGACTGAGCGAGTCTTGTCTCCTGGCAGTCATGGCGTATGACCGATATGCTGCCATTTGTAACCCACTGCTCTATTCATCCATCATGTCACCCAGCCTCTGTGTTCGAATGGCGCTGGGAGCCTATATGGCTGGACTCTCTGCTTCCTTATCCCAATTGTGTGGCTTGCTTCAACTTCACTTTTGTGGGCCCAATGTTATCAGCCATTTCTTCTGTGACATGCCCCAATTGTTAATCTTGTCATGCACTGATACTTTCTTCATACAAGTCATGCTTGCTATATTATCAATGATATTTGGGATAACAAATGTTCTAGTTATCCTGATATCCTATGTCTATATTGTTATCTCGATCATGAAGATCACTTCAGCTAAAGGCAGGTCCAAGTCTTTCAACACCTGTGCTTCTCACCTGACTGCTGTTTCTCTCTTCTATACAtcaggtttgtttgtttatttgagtTCCAGCTCAAGTGGTTCCTCCAGCTTTGACAGATTTGCCTCAGTTTTGTACACTGTGGTCATTCCCATGATGAATCCTTTGATTTACAGTCTGAGGAACAGGGAGATCAAAGATGCTTTGAAGAGGTTGCAAAAGAGGAGAGGGCATTGCTAA